In a single window of the Etheostoma spectabile isolate EspeVRDwgs_2016 chromosome 3, UIUC_Espe_1.0, whole genome shotgun sequence genome:
- the ppm1na gene encoding protein phosphatase, Mg2+/Mn2+ dependent, 1Na (putative) produces MKTARRASNLEVPSFLRQLVKETEKMVTFFFKGGPKETGSEDEDNLDDDLMPSPYLDRPILEKHVSEGGSQVGVNYAVGSMQGWRAQMEDAHTCMPQLKGELTEWGYFAVYDGHAGTTVAQYCSKHLLEHILATGRVKANEDPEQVKEGIREGFLNIDRHMHKLTRQDNWDRSGSTAAAVLTSPCNIYFINCGDSRTLLCRNGQVVFYTEDHKPFNPREKERIQNAGGSVTLQRVNGSLAVSRALGDFDFKEVDWRPETEQLVSPEPEVYEMERTAEDEFLILACDGVWDAIGNEELCAFVRSRLQVCDDLRDICSQVIDLCLYKGSLDNMSIIIICFPGAPQVSQEALQKEAELEQQIDMKVEEIIQMIKSRDEDPDLVYVIKFLAAEEIPGLPPGGGITSKRDCIISSYQKHTVTLKSQEAMDTEGSEEDSN; encoded by the exons ATGAAGACGGCCAGGCGGGCCAGCAACTTGGAGGTGCCCTCTTTCCTCCGCCAGCTAGTCAAAGAGACGGAGAAGATGGTCACCTTTTTCTTCAAAGGGGGGCCCAAGGAAACTGGGTCTGAGGACGAGGACAATTTGGATGACGACTTGATGCCGAGCCCATACCTGGATCGTCCCATCTTGGAGAAGCATGTGTCAGAGGGAGGTTCTCAGGTGGGGGTGAACTACGCTGTGGGGAGCATGCAGGGCTGGAGGGCTCAGATGGAGGATGCTCACACCTGCATGCCCCAGCTGAAAGGAGAGCTGACAGAGTGGGGATACTTTGCGGTTTATGATGGACATGCAGGCACCACAGTGGCACAGTACTGCTCCAAACACTTGCTGGAGCACATCCTAGCAACAG GTAGGGTCAAAGCAAACGAGGATCCCGAGCAGGTAAAGGAGGGGATTCGCGAAGGCTTCCTGAACATTGATCGCCACATGCACAAACTGACTCGCCAGGACAACTGGGATCGCAGTGGCTCCACTGCAGCAGCTGTGTTGACTTCGCCATGCAACATTTACTTTATCAACTGTGGGGACTCTCGTACCCTGCTCTGTCGTAATGGCCAGGTGGTTTTCTACACAGAGGACCACAAGCCGTTCAACCCCAGAGAAAAGGAGCGCATCCAGAACGCTGGAGGCTCGGTGACCCTGCAGAGAGTCAACGGTTCGCTGGCCGTTTCCAGAGCACTGGGGGACTTTGACTTCAAGGAGGTGGACTGGAGGCCGGAGACGGAGCAGCTAGTGTCGCCCGAGCCAGAAGTGTATGAGATGGAGAGGACGGCCGAAGACGAGTTCCTAATTCTAGCATGTGACGGGGTTTGGGATGCCATTGGTAACGAGGAACTGTGTGCCTTTGTCCGCAGCCGTCTGCAGGTGTGCGATGACCTGAGAGATATTTGCAGCCAAGTGATCGACCTCTGTCTCTATAAG GGCAGCTTGGATAACatgagcatcatcatcatctgctTCCCCGGCGCCCCCCAGGTGTCCCAAGAGGCACTGCAGAAGGAGGCAGAGCTTGAGCAACAGATTGATATGAAAGTGGAAG AAATTATCCAGATGATTAAGTCCAGGGATGAGGATCCTGACCTTGTGTACGTGATCAAGTTCCTGGCGGCAGAAGAGATACCAGGGCTCCCACCAGGAGGAGGCATCACCAGCAA GCGAGACTGTATCAtctcttcatatcagaaacacaCCGTGACTCTCAAATCTCAGGAGGCTATG GACACCGAAGGGTCAGAGGAGGACTCAAACTAA